A single window of Butyricicoccus intestinisimiae DNA harbors:
- a CDS encoding SoxR reducing system RseC family protein: MQQTATVTKLLSSNQAELTVHRQTACGHDCSKCGGCGEMVTKPITVIADNTIGADIGDTVVITGSSKQVLGLAAIVYVIPVVLFFALYAVAAVASLPIPELWGGAGFFLGIAGALLVNRHQKNKKPIYTISKL; the protein is encoded by the coding sequence ATGCAGCAAACAGCGACAGTAACCAAACTGCTGTCCAGCAATCAGGCAGAGCTGACCGTGCATCGGCAGACGGCCTGCGGACATGACTGTTCCAAATGTGGCGGCTGCGGTGAAATGGTCACCAAGCCGATCACTGTCATTGCGGATAATACCATAGGCGCGGATATCGGTGATACCGTTGTGATTACCGGCAGTTCAAAACAGGTGCTGGGATTGGCGGCGATTGTCTATGTGATTCCGGTCGTGCTCTTTTTTGCACTGTACGCGGTTGCAGCGGTCGCTTCGCTTCCGATACCGGAGTTGTGGGGCGGTGCAGGTTTCTTCCTCGGCATCGCCGGCGCACTGCTTGTCAATAGGCATCAGAAGAATAAGAAGCCGATCTACACTATTTCCAAACTGTAA
- the remA gene encoding extracellular matrix/biofilm regulator RemA, giving the protein MKLINIGFGNMISADRLIAIVSPESAPIKRTIQEARDRNMLIDATYGRRTRAVIIMDSDHVVLSAILPETISGRMDSRSTEEEKIDV; this is encoded by the coding sequence ATGAAGCTCATCAATATTGGATTTGGCAACATGATTTCTGCGGATCGTCTCATTGCGATTGTCTCGCCGGAGTCTGCGCCGATTAAGCGCACGATTCAGGAAGCGCGTGACCGCAACATGCTCATTGATGCAACATATGGCAGACGCACGCGCGCAGTCATTATTATGGACAGCGACCACGTTGTGTTGTCTGCGATTCTGCCGGAGACCATTTCGGGAAGAATGGACAGCCGCAGTACAGAGGAGGAAAAAATCGATGTCTGA
- a CDS encoding YicC/YloC family endoribonuclease: protein MTGYGRARQMLHSRDITVELRSVNHRYLDVNVKAPRMYGFLEEAVKTAVSQMIARGKVDIFITIDASASDDVKISLNRKLLENYLELLHEMRDAYHMQDDVSVMAASRLPDVFTTEKQEADADELTADVLQVLQAAGADFCEMRAREGEKMKEDVLSREQTILRYVTEIEKRSPQAVAEYRAKLTARMNEVLADTTIDPQRILAEAAIYADRTAVDEESVRLRSHMHQLEIMAAEEKPIGRKLDFLVQEMNREANTIGSKANDMEMAQIVVDIKAEIEKIREQIQNIE, encoded by the coding sequence ATGACCGGATACGGACGAGCAAGACAGATGCTGCACAGCCGCGACATCACCGTTGAGCTTCGTTCCGTCAATCACCGCTATCTGGATGTCAACGTAAAGGCTCCGCGCATGTACGGCTTTCTGGAGGAGGCGGTCAAAACTGCTGTCAGCCAGATGATTGCACGCGGCAAAGTGGATATTTTCATTACGATTGATGCGAGCGCATCCGACGATGTGAAAATCTCTCTCAATCGGAAGCTGCTGGAAAATTATTTGGAACTGCTGCATGAGATGCGTGATGCGTATCATATGCAGGACGATGTCAGTGTGATGGCGGCTTCCCGTCTGCCGGATGTCTTTACGACAGAGAAGCAGGAAGCGGATGCTGACGAGCTGACTGCAGATGTTTTGCAGGTGCTCCAGGCCGCAGGCGCAGATTTTTGCGAGATGCGCGCCCGCGAAGGCGAGAAAATGAAGGAAGATGTGCTGTCGCGCGAGCAGACCATTCTGCGCTATGTCACAGAAATTGAGAAGCGCTCGCCGCAGGCAGTGGCAGAGTACCGCGCCAAGCTGACCGCTCGCATGAATGAGGTTCTGGCGGATACCACGATTGACCCGCAGCGTATTTTGGCTGAAGCGGCGATTTATGCAGACCGCACAGCTGTAGATGAAGAATCCGTTCGTCTGCGCAGCCACATGCATCAGCTGGAAATCATGGCGGCAGAAGAAAAGCCGATTGGCCGCAAGCTGGATTTCTTGGTACAGGAAATGAACCGCGAAGCGAATACCATTGGTTCCAAGGCAAATGATATGGAAATGGCACAGATTGTCGTGGACATCAAGGCAGAGATTGAAAAAATCCGCGAGCAGATCCAGAACATTGAGTAA
- the priA gene encoding replication restart helicase PriA encodes MKQEVCRVAISGATYAFDKLYDYDIPPELAGAVVPGVRVLIPFGRGDRTREAIVVRMGCDPRAQYERKCILEVLDAEPVLDEHALSLAAHLCSTLFCTFYDCARAMLPAGLWFRKTERYELTKSTTEAMRQELAATYPVLQNFSKRKRAIAVKKLTELCGGALPEQQIHALVQQHILQQTSTFDRRMNDKTVTMHRLGMPYDDAMAMAERGRSSVRMDIVSVLAQEGRMSRTDLKYMTGASDSTIRAMVKNGMLAQWEEQTFRLPEQPELSERKEFVLSQAQQTVYNRMEPLLLSGHPEAALLFGVTGSGKTQVYMRLIDRTLQAGKSAIVLVPEIGLTPQLICKFMAQFGSCTAVLHSALSVGERYDSWKRIRSGEARVIVGTRSAVFAPAQNLGLIILDEEQDDAYKSENSPRYHARDVAKYRAMQENAFVLLGSATPAIETFYGAETGKYPVLHLRERYSGAALPRVTIADMRGTIQQGYISAIGPVLRQAMQRCFAEGHQCILFLNRRGAAKQVTCPSCGWTPACPSCSVSMTYHSVNHRLMCHYCGKSIPVRRTCPNCGSTHLKWEGTGTQRLETELQQMFPERKILRMDADTTSTKGSHAKLLEAFAEDQADILLGTQMVTKGLDFDRVTLVGIVDADQSLFAQDYRARERTFSLLTQVVGRAGRRQTQGQAIIQTYHPQDEVILDAARQDYERFYEAEIERRRMLQCPPIAQLVVLTAVGERERDVLAALVAVKQRMESLMAGAFSDFCYPILGPAPATVVRVQNRYRYHLTIRCPDNKRRRALLDGILREAGASRNFRGVTMYADVNPMQI; translated from the coding sequence ATGAAACAAGAAGTTTGCCGTGTAGCGATTTCCGGCGCGACGTATGCGTTTGATAAGCTGTACGACTACGACATTCCGCCGGAGCTGGCGGGAGCAGTCGTGCCCGGCGTGCGGGTGCTCATTCCGTTTGGACGCGGTGACCGCACGCGGGAGGCGATTGTTGTGCGCATGGGCTGCGACCCGCGGGCACAATATGAGCGCAAGTGCATACTGGAGGTGCTGGATGCGGAACCGGTGTTAGACGAACACGCGCTGTCTCTGGCGGCGCATTTGTGTTCCACGCTGTTTTGCACGTTTTATGATTGCGCCCGCGCGATGCTGCCGGCAGGGCTTTGGTTTCGCAAAACCGAGCGATATGAGCTGACGAAATCAACAACCGAAGCGATGAGGCAGGAGCTTGCAGCGACCTATCCGGTGCTACAGAATTTTTCCAAACGAAAGCGTGCGATTGCGGTCAAGAAATTGACCGAGCTGTGCGGTGGTGCGCTGCCGGAACAACAAATCCACGCGCTGGTGCAGCAGCACATTTTGCAGCAGACGAGTACCTTTGACCGGCGCATGAACGACAAGACCGTGACAATGCATCGGCTGGGCATGCCGTACGATGACGCGATGGCAATGGCAGAACGCGGACGCAGTTCGGTTCGTATGGACATTGTCAGTGTGTTGGCGCAGGAAGGACGCATGAGCCGGACAGACCTGAAATATATGACCGGTGCGAGCGACAGCACAATCCGTGCCATGGTCAAAAATGGTATGCTGGCTCAATGGGAGGAACAAACGTTCCGACTGCCCGAGCAGCCGGAACTGTCGGAACGAAAAGAGTTTGTGCTCAGTCAGGCGCAGCAGACGGTGTATAACCGCATGGAACCGCTGCTGCTGTCCGGACATCCGGAAGCGGCACTGCTGTTCGGTGTGACGGGCAGCGGCAAAACGCAGGTGTATATGCGGCTCATTGACCGCACGTTGCAGGCTGGGAAAAGCGCGATTGTCCTTGTACCGGAAATTGGCTTGACGCCGCAGCTGATTTGCAAATTTATGGCGCAGTTCGGCAGCTGCACAGCCGTACTGCACTCCGCCCTGTCGGTCGGAGAACGATATGACAGCTGGAAACGAATTCGCTCCGGAGAAGCCCGCGTGATTGTCGGCACACGGTCGGCAGTATTCGCACCGGCGCAGAATTTGGGGCTTATCATTTTGGACGAAGAACAGGATGACGCCTATAAATCCGAAAACAGTCCGCGCTATCATGCGCGGGATGTGGCAAAATACCGTGCGATGCAGGAAAATGCGTTTGTGCTGCTCGGCTCTGCAACACCTGCGATTGAGACATTTTATGGCGCAGAGACCGGAAAATATCCCGTGCTGCATTTGCGCGAGAGGTATTCCGGTGCAGCACTGCCGCGCGTCACGATTGCAGACATGCGCGGCACGATACAGCAAGGGTATATCAGCGCCATCGGCCCCGTTTTGCGGCAGGCCATGCAGCGCTGCTTTGCGGAGGGGCATCAGTGCATTTTGTTTTTAAATCGGCGCGGTGCTGCCAAACAAGTCACATGCCCATCGTGCGGCTGGACGCCAGCGTGTCCGTCGTGCAGTGTTTCGATGACGTATCATTCCGTCAATCACCGCCTCATGTGTCACTATTGCGGCAAGAGCATTCCCGTCCGGCGCACCTGCCCGAACTGCGGCAGCACGCACCTCAAATGGGAGGGCACCGGCACACAGCGGTTGGAGACAGAACTGCAGCAGATGTTTCCGGAGCGAAAAATTCTCCGCATGGATGCGGATACGACAAGCACCAAAGGCTCGCATGCGAAGCTGCTGGAAGCGTTTGCAGAAGATCAAGCGGATATTTTGCTTGGCACACAGATGGTCACCAAGGGATTGGATTTTGACCGCGTGACGCTGGTCGGTATTGTAGACGCGGATCAATCGCTGTTTGCGCAGGATTACCGCGCGCGCGAGCGCACGTTCTCTCTGCTCACGCAGGTTGTGGGACGCGCCGGACGCCGGCAGACACAGGGACAGGCGATTATTCAGACGTATCATCCGCAGGACGAGGTGATTTTGGACGCAGCGCGGCAGGATTACGAACGATTTTATGAGGCGGAGATAGAACGCCGCCGGATGCTGCAATGTCCGCCCATTGCGCAGTTGGTTGTGCTGACTGCCGTGGGAGAACGTGAACGCGATGTCTTGGCGGCGCTGGTCGCCGTCAAGCAGCGTATGGAGAGCTTGATGGCTGGCGCGTTTTCGGATTTTTGCTATCCGATTTTGGGGCCTGCACCGGCAACTGTGGTGCGGGTGCAAAACCGATACCGCTATCATTTGACCATCCGCTGTCCGGACAACAAGCGCCGACGCGCGTTGCTTGATGGTATTTTGCGGGAAGCAGGTGCCAGCCGCAATTTCCGCGGGGTGACCATGTATGCAGATGTCAACCCGATGCAGATATAA
- the def gene encoding peptide deformylase, with product MAVRPIIYDPDPILYKKCHPVTKFDKKLGNILTDMTQTMIHANGVGLAGPQIGYMRRVCVVLDTLDNDKIIEMVNPEVVATEGEQTGSEGCLSFPNKFGMVTRPRIVTVRAQDRNGEWFTVQSHDLTARAFLHEIDHLDGHVFTEKVTEYINMDEEEDEVE from the coding sequence ATGGCTGTAAGACCTATTATTTATGATCCGGATCCGATTTTGTACAAGAAATGTCATCCGGTAACAAAATTTGACAAGAAGTTGGGAAACATCCTGACGGATATGACCCAGACAATGATACATGCCAACGGTGTAGGTCTGGCAGGCCCGCAGATCGGTTATATGCGCCGTGTCTGCGTGGTGCTCGACACGCTGGACAATGACAAAATTATTGAGATGGTCAATCCGGAAGTAGTTGCAACCGAAGGGGAGCAGACCGGTTCGGAAGGCTGCCTCAGCTTTCCAAATAAATTCGGTATGGTTACCCGTCCGCGCATCGTAACCGTTCGCGCGCAGGACAGAAACGGCGAATGGTTCACGGTTCAGTCGCATGATTTGACGGCACGTGCATTCCTGCACGAGATTGACCATCTGGATGGCCATGTATTTACGGAAAAGGTAACCGAGTATATCAACATGGACGAGGAAGAGGACGAAGTAGAATGA
- a CDS encoding DUF5685 family protein gives MFGFVRPLRGELKVREWERFQSVYCGLCHTIRRRYGFMQTMMLSYDCTYLALVLDALEPGGGEQCKRRCVMHPFRRRTCAASSDGMIRAAAVSVILCWHKLADTIADDRGAKRLAAKIFRLFLRRGYRKAAAELPLFDRETQSCLAQLSALERQKTPSLDRPADAFASILRAAVADWRTDGRILQEMFYHVGRWIYLVDACDDIQDDFASGSYNPVLLRWQMTQPELLLPVKDAMNHTLLQSLAAAYHAYILLHPLRDAGIIENILCQGLPEVTRLVLNGTFSNHGGKNRHGSL, from the coding sequence ATGTTCGGATTTGTTCGACCGCTGCGCGGAGAACTCAAGGTGCGCGAGTGGGAGCGCTTTCAAAGTGTCTATTGCGGCCTGTGCCACACCATTCGCCGCCGGTACGGCTTCATGCAGACGATGATGCTCAGCTATGACTGCACGTATCTGGCATTGGTGCTGGATGCGTTGGAGCCTGGCGGCGGGGAACAATGTAAACGGCGGTGCGTCATGCACCCGTTTCGCCGCCGAACCTGTGCGGCGAGCAGCGATGGGATGATACGTGCTGCCGCTGTCAGTGTGATTTTATGCTGGCATAAGCTGGCGGACACCATCGCGGATGACCGCGGTGCAAAGCGTCTGGCGGCAAAGATATTTCGGCTGTTTCTTCGCCGCGGATACCGCAAGGCGGCGGCAGAGCTGCCGCTTTTTGACCGGGAAACGCAGAGTTGCCTTGCGCAGCTGAGCGCGTTGGAACGACAAAAAACGCCGTCGCTGGATCGCCCTGCCGATGCTTTCGCATCCATTTTGCGGGCAGCGGTCGCGGACTGGCGCACAGACGGCCGCATCCTGCAAGAGATGTTTTATCACGTGGGCAGATGGATTTATCTTGTCGATGCCTGTGATGACATACAGGACGATTTTGCATCCGGCAGCTACAACCCCGTGCTGCTGCGCTGGCAGATGACGCAGCCGGAGCTGCTGCTGCCGGTGAAAGATGCGATGAATCACACGCTGCTGCAGTCGCTCGCAGCGGCATATCATGCATATATATTATTGCATCCACTGCGGGATGCGGGGATTATAGAAAATATTTTGTGTCAGGGACTGCCGGAAGTTACGCGGCTGGTTTTGAACGGCACATTTTCAAATCATGGAGGAAAGAACAGGCATGGATCCTTATAA
- the coaBC gene encoding bifunctional phosphopantothenoylcysteine decarboxylase/phosphopantothenate--cysteine ligase CoaBC, giving the protein MRLTQKKELQAMNFSGKTVVLGVTGGIAAYKACDLVSRLHKKGIQIRVIMTEHACEFVQPLTLEVLSGNRVVTDMFNRDFPWEVEHISLAKAADVFAVVPATANILGKYAHGVADDMLSTTLLATRAPVLFAPAMNTAMYEHPAVQENITTLKRRGCLFVEPASGHLACGDTGKGKLADVEKIEQAILDALTEKDMQGMHVTVTAGPTREAMDPVRFLSNHSTGKMGYAIARSAKMRGAEVTLISGPVALEPLDGVRMVPVTSACDMREAVMQALPQSDLVIKAAAVGDYRPATFQDDKIKKHDDDMSVSLVRNPDILAEIGEKRRDDQVICGFSMETRDLLENSTKKLQKKNCDVIVANNLKVKGAGFAGDTNVVTLLYRNGKVEPLELMEKDSVADILLERLVALYRDKNA; this is encoded by the coding sequence ATGAGACTGACACAGAAGAAGGAACTGCAAGCGATGAACTTTTCCGGTAAAACTGTCGTTCTCGGTGTAACCGGTGGCATTGCGGCATACAAAGCCTGTGATTTGGTCAGCCGACTGCACAAGAAGGGCATACAGATTCGTGTCATTATGACAGAACATGCGTGTGAATTTGTTCAGCCGCTCACGTTGGAAGTGCTGTCCGGAAACCGCGTCGTGACGGATATGTTCAACCGTGATTTTCCGTGGGAGGTGGAACATATCTCGCTCGCCAAGGCGGCAGATGTTTTTGCCGTTGTTCCGGCAACCGCCAACATTCTGGGCAAATATGCGCACGGCGTGGCGGATGACATGCTGTCCACAACGCTGCTCGCTACCCGTGCGCCGGTGCTGTTTGCTCCGGCGATGAACACGGCGATGTATGAGCATCCGGCCGTACAGGAAAATATCACCACGCTCAAGCGGCGCGGATGTCTGTTTGTCGAACCGGCATCCGGTCATCTGGCATGCGGAGACACCGGAAAGGGCAAGCTGGCAGATGTAGAGAAGATTGAGCAGGCAATTTTAGACGCACTGACAGAAAAGGACATGCAGGGCATGCATGTGACGGTCACAGCGGGTCCGACGCGGGAAGCGATGGATCCGGTGCGCTTTCTGTCCAATCATTCTACCGGCAAAATGGGGTATGCCATCGCCCGCAGTGCGAAGATGCGCGGGGCGGAAGTCACGTTGATTTCCGGTCCGGTCGCGCTGGAACCGCTGGACGGTGTGCGCATGGTTCCTGTTACGTCTGCATGTGATATGCGCGAAGCGGTCATGCAGGCTCTGCCGCAGTCTGATCTTGTCATCAAGGCGGCGGCTGTCGGAGATTATCGGCCGGCGACCTTTCAGGACGATAAGATTAAAAAACATGACGATGATATGTCGGTTTCTTTGGTGCGAAATCCGGATATTCTGGCGGAAATCGGTGAAAAACGCCGCGATGACCAAGTTATTTGCGGTTTTTCCATGGAAACACGCGATTTGCTGGAAAATTCGACGAAGAAGCTCCAGAAGAAAAACTGCGATGTCATTGTCGCCAATAATTTGAAAGTAAAGGGTGCAGGATTTGCAGGTGACACCAACGTTGTCACGCTGCTGTATCGAAACGGAAAAGTAGAGCCGCTGGAGCTGATGGAAAAAGACAGCGTGGCGGATATTCTGCTCGAACGTCTCGTTGCTCTGTACCGCGATAAAAATGCATGA
- the rpoZ gene encoding DNA-directed RNA polymerase subunit omega, whose product MLKPSMQDLMKKVNNRYLLVNLSAQRARDLCSEEETTGKELPDKPVKLALDEISDGTIEYREGPKPEPEKQPEDFVAAASAEEETDLFAEDGADETVETVDETDTEEGTASDELFR is encoded by the coding sequence ATGTTAAAGCCATCTATGCAGGATTTGATGAAGAAGGTCAACAACCGCTATCTGCTGGTTAATCTGTCCGCACAGCGCGCACGCGATCTGTGCTCGGAAGAAGAAACGACCGGTAAGGAGCTGCCGGATAAGCCGGTCAAGCTCGCACTGGACGAAATCAGCGACGGCACCATTGAGTACCGCGAAGGACCGAAGCCGGAGCCGGAAAAGCAGCCGGAGGATTTTGTTGCTGCTGCTTCCGCCGAGGAGGAAACTGATTTGTTTGCAGAGGACGGCGCAGACGAGACTGTAGAAACCGTTGATGAGACTGACACAGAAGAAGGAACTGCAAGCGATGAACTTTTCCGGTAA
- the gmk gene encoding guanylate kinase — protein sequence MSEKGILFVLTGPSGVGKGTVLKEVRAHKPLFYSISATTRAPRAGEQDGVHYHFMARETFRQLAEQGGFLEHAEFSGNCYGTPAAPVDEELQAGRDVLLEIEVQGAMQVKDIRPEAVRIFLAPPSFEELERRLIGRGTEEPEVIQRRLDTAKHELTLAPEFDYIVINNTVEQAVSDVLAIMQAEACRSSRVTLK from the coding sequence ATGTCTGAAAAAGGAATTTTGTTTGTGCTTACAGGCCCGTCCGGTGTCGGCAAAGGAACCGTGCTCAAGGAAGTACGTGCGCACAAGCCGTTGTTTTACTCTATCTCTGCTACGACCCGTGCACCGCGCGCAGGAGAGCAGGACGGCGTGCACTATCATTTTATGGCCCGCGAAACGTTCCGGCAGCTTGCGGAACAGGGCGGCTTCTTGGAGCATGCAGAGTTCAGCGGCAACTGTTACGGCACACCGGCGGCACCGGTAGATGAAGAATTACAGGCCGGCAGAGATGTTTTGCTGGAAATTGAAGTGCAGGGCGCCATGCAGGTCAAGGACATTCGGCCGGAAGCGGTTCGTATTTTCCTCGCACCGCCGAGCTTTGAAGAGCTGGAGCGCAGATTGATTGGACGCGGAACAGAAGAACCGGAAGTCATTCAGCGCCGTCTGGATACCGCCAAGCATGAGTTGACGCTCGCGCCGGAATTTGATTATATCGTTATCAACAACACCGTAGAACAGGCGGTCAGTGATGTGCTCGCTATCATGCAGGCAGAGGCATGCCGTTCTTCTCGTGTGACACTGAAATAA
- a CDS encoding J domain-containing protein, giving the protein MDPYKVLGVSPSASEDEIKRAYRDLARKYHPDNYINNPLADLAKEKMQEINDAYDTIMKQRQNGGTGSSYSQQSSSGGAYTGAASNGGFNGYSSSYSGSNAGVYVQVRNAINVGNIGMAEELLSRISNRDAEWHFLRSNVCYRKGWFDEAAQEINQACAMAPGNMEYRRMQNVLNNSSVYGGYRPMQQNDAADCCMQLACLNCLCSCCGGGSC; this is encoded by the coding sequence ATGGATCCTTATAAGGTACTCGGCGTTTCGCCATCCGCTTCAGAAGATGAGATCAAGCGCGCTTACCGAGACTTGGCGCGAAAGTATCATCCGGACAACTACATCAACAATCCGCTGGCAGATCTTGCAAAAGAAAAAATGCAGGAAATCAATGACGCGTATGACACGATCATGAAGCAGCGGCAGAATGGTGGAACCGGCAGCTCCTATTCGCAGCAGAGCAGTTCCGGCGGCGCATATACCGGCGCTGCTTCCAATGGCGGATTCAATGGGTATTCCTCCAGCTATTCCGGCTCCAATGCCGGCGTGTATGTACAGGTGCGCAACGCAATCAATGTGGGCAATATCGGTATGGCGGAAGAACTGCTGTCACGCATTTCCAATCGTGACGCCGAATGGCATTTTCTGCGTTCCAATGTGTGCTATCGCAAGGGCTGGTTCGATGAGGCTGCGCAGGAAATCAATCAGGCGTGTGCGATGGCGCCGGGAAACATGGAATACCGCCGTATGCAAAATGTTTTGAACAATAGCTCGGTATACGGCGGCTATCGCCCGATGCAGCAAAACGATGCGGCGGATTGCTGTATGCAGCTGGCGTGCCTGAACTGTCTGTGCAGCTGCTGCGGAGGCGGCAGCTGTTAA
- a CDS encoding NAD(P)/FAD-dependent oxidoreductase, translated as MSILVGNIRLPLGAADAEALEAAAKKCGLSMRELCGAHIYRASIDARRGKITRVLSVLLDLAETQREEAVVARVGKNDVRLKKPAQQPVPTGTAHMEHRPIVVGLGPGGLFAAYVLAKNGYCPRVFERGQSMESRDRAVTAFFSGGAFDPASNIQFGEGGAGAYSDGKLTTRINDPMSEWVLRIFVEHGAPEEILYKAKPHIGTDILKRVVCSMREEIIRLGGEVYFGCTLTGVRSRNGALTAAVIDGQEIACDRLILAIGHSARDTFEHLLHSGVYLEPKPFSVGARIEHLQEDLNASLYGKLAGHPALPPAEYTLSHRENGRACYSFCMCPGGQVVAAQSEPHAIVTNGMSYHARDGRNANAAIVVSVNPSDFPTSDALGGVAFQREIERRAFQLTGGYRAPCQTVGDFFAGKPSRKHGRVAPTYPIGVQYTSLGSVLPDFVLAHMQIGLRQFGRKIRGFDAPDALLTAPETRTSSPVRMTRLDNRHSQQIAGLIPCGEGAGYAGGIMSAAVDGIGCAQEILQTFRPLEERRDEVCSKQRQ; from the coding sequence ATGTCAATTTTAGTTGGAAACATCAGATTGCCGCTTGGCGCTGCAGATGCAGAAGCGCTGGAAGCGGCGGCAAAAAAATGCGGACTCTCCATGAGAGAGCTGTGCGGTGCACATATTTACCGCGCATCTATTGATGCACGGCGCGGAAAAATCACGCGTGTGCTGTCTGTTTTGCTGGATTTGGCGGAGACGCAGCGGGAAGAAGCTGTGGTTGCGCGCGTGGGAAAAAACGATGTACGTCTCAAAAAGCCTGCGCAGCAGCCTGTGCCGACCGGCACGGCTCACATGGAGCACCGACCGATTGTCGTCGGTTTGGGGCCGGGTGGCCTGTTCGCCGCTTATGTCTTGGCAAAAAATGGCTATTGTCCGCGTGTTTTTGAACGCGGCCAGTCGATGGAAAGCCGTGACCGCGCGGTAACGGCGTTTTTCTCTGGCGGAGCATTTGACCCTGCCAGCAACATTCAGTTCGGAGAGGGCGGCGCAGGCGCATATTCGGACGGCAAGCTGACCACACGCATCAATGATCCGATGAGTGAGTGGGTGCTGCGGATCTTTGTCGAGCACGGTGCACCGGAAGAAATTTTGTACAAAGCAAAGCCGCACATCGGCACGGACATTCTCAAGCGCGTTGTGTGCTCTATGCGCGAAGAAATCATTCGCTTGGGAGGAGAGGTTTATTTTGGCTGTACGCTGACCGGCGTGCGCAGCCGCAACGGCGCGCTGACTGCTGCCGTGATTGACGGACAGGAAATTGCCTGCGACCGTCTGATTTTGGCGATTGGTCACAGCGCGCGCGACACCTTTGAACATCTGCTGCACAGCGGTGTGTATCTGGAGCCAAAGCCTTTTTCTGTTGGTGCCCGCATTGAACATTTACAGGAAGACTTAAACGCCAGCTTGTACGGCAAACTGGCGGGACATCCCGCACTGCCTCCGGCGGAATACACGCTGTCGCATCGGGAAAACGGCCGCGCATGCTATTCGTTTTGTATGTGTCCGGGCGGACAGGTTGTCGCGGCACAGAGCGAACCGCATGCCATTGTCACCAACGGCATGAGTTATCACGCGCGGGACGGACGCAATGCCAATGCGGCTATCGTGGTGTCCGTCAATCCGTCGGATTTTCCGACTAGTGATGCGCTGGGCGGCGTGGCATTTCAGCGGGAGATCGAACGCCGTGCGTTTCAATTGACAGGCGGTTACCGTGCACCGTGTCAAACGGTTGGCGATTTTTTTGCAGGAAAGCCATCGCGCAAGCATGGACGGGTTGCACCGACCTATCCGATTGGTGTACAATATACCTCGCTGGGGAGCGTGCTGCCGGATTTTGTCCTTGCGCACATGCAGATTGGTCTGCGGCAATTCGGCAGAAAAATTCGCGGGTTTGACGCGCCGGATGCATTGCTCACTGCGCCGGAAACCCGAACCAGCTCTCCGGTTCGCATGACGCGGCTGGATAACCGGCACAGCCAGCAGATCGCCGGTCTGATTCCGTGCGGAGAAGGCGCGGGCTATGCAGGCGGCATTATGAGCGCAGCGGTAGACGGTATTGGCTGCGCACAAGAAATTTTACAAACATTCCGTCCTCTCGAAGAAAGGAGAGATGAAGTATGCAGCAAACAGCGACAGTAA